A DNA window from Undibacterium sp. YM2 contains the following coding sequences:
- the aroG gene encoding 3-deoxy-7-phosphoheptulonate synthase AroG — translation MQRTDDLRIREMKELVPPSHLIREFACSEKASETAANARTALHRILHGQDDRLMVVIGPCSIHDTKAAMEYAQRLAEERPRFAGELEIIMRVYFEKPRTTVGWKGLINDPYLDNSFRINDGLRIARELLLNINELGLPAGTEYLDVISPQYIADLISWGAIGARTTESQVHRELASGLSCPVGFKNGTDGNVKIAVDAIKASSQPHHFLSVTKGGHSAIVSTNGNEDCHIILRGGKAPNYDAASVDAACKDIANAGLASRLMIDASHANSSKNPANQIPVCADIGKQIADGDTRIVGVMIESHLVAGRQDLVPGKELVYGQSVTDGCIDWESSIKVLEGLAESVKQRRLKQAY, via the coding sequence ATGCAACGCACCGATGATTTACGCATACGCGAAATGAAGGAACTGGTTCCACCCTCACATTTGATACGTGAGTTTGCCTGTTCCGAAAAAGCGTCGGAAACCGCAGCCAATGCCCGTACCGCCCTGCATCGCATTCTGCACGGTCAGGATGACAGATTGATGGTCGTGATCGGCCCATGCTCCATACACGACACCAAAGCCGCAATGGAATATGCACAGCGCCTGGCAGAAGAACGCCCACGCTTTGCCGGCGAGCTGGAAATCATCATGCGCGTCTATTTTGAAAAACCACGCACTACCGTAGGCTGGAAAGGACTTATCAATGACCCTTACCTCGATAACAGCTTCCGCATCAATGATGGTTTGCGCATAGCCCGTGAACTGCTACTGAACATCAACGAACTCGGCCTGCCTGCAGGTACTGAATACCTCGACGTCATCAGCCCGCAATACATTGCAGACCTGATCAGCTGGGGTGCGATCGGTGCCCGCACGACTGAATCACAAGTTCACAGGGAACTGGCATCCGGCTTGTCCTGTCCGGTAGGTTTCAAGAATGGTACAGACGGTAATGTCAAAATCGCGGTCGATGCGATCAAAGCTTCTTCCCAGCCTCATCATTTTTTATCGGTGACCAAGGGCGGCCATTCGGCCATCGTATCGACCAATGGCAATGAAGATTGCCACATCATCCTGCGCGGTGGCAAAGCACCTAACTACGATGCTGCCAGTGTCGATGCTGCCTGCAAGGACATCGCCAATGCGGGCCTGGCATCCCGTTTGATGATAGATGCATCGCATGCCAACAGCTCAAAGAATCCTGCTAACCAGATACCAGTCTGTGCAGATATCGGCAAACAAATTGCAGATGGCGACACCCGCATTGTCGGTGTCATGATCGAATCCCATCTGGTTGCTGGTCGCCAGGATCTGGTGCCCGGTAAGGAACTTGTCTATGGTCAGTCAGTGACGGATGGCTGCATAGATTGGGAATCCAGCATCAAGGTGCTGGAAGGTTTGGCAGAATCTGTCAAGCAAAGGCGGTTGAAGCAGGCTTATTGA
- a CDS encoding TIGR02281 family clan AA aspartic protease, with product MRLPVKILKLLIAVCLVTGTALAHATDIGVVGLFPGKAILVVDGASPKTYTVGSNISSDAKLVDADRESATVLINGKRQVLVMGRTVHRSAPSSGSSVVLRADDRGHFTAPAMINGISISMLVDTGASLIALPATEATRLGINYKQGTPNSADTAGGVVKTYHVKLDKIKIGDVELYQVDASILEQGLTTPLLGMSFLNRMDMRREGDQMTLTKRY from the coding sequence ATGCGCCTGCCTGTAAAAATACTGAAACTCCTGATTGCAGTCTGCCTGGTGACAGGCACTGCACTGGCCCATGCCACCGACATAGGTGTGGTCGGTTTATTTCCGGGCAAGGCGATCCTGGTGGTTGATGGTGCATCACCAAAAACCTATACCGTGGGCAGTAATATCAGCAGCGACGCCAAGCTCGTTGATGCTGACCGTGAATCAGCCACGGTGCTCATTAACGGCAAACGCCAAGTGCTGGTCATGGGACGAACCGTGCACCGCTCTGCGCCTAGCAGTGGCAGCAGCGTCGTATTGCGTGCAGATGATCGCGGCCATTTCACGGCACCTGCCATGATCAACGGCATCAGCATCAGTATGCTGGTTGATACCGGGGCCAGCCTCATCGCCCTTCCTGCAACAGAGGCAACCAGGCTGGGCATCAATTACAAGCAAGGCACACCTAACAGTGCAGATACTGCTGGCGGTGTCGTAAAGACCTACCATGTCAAACTTGATAAAATCAAAATAGGTGACGTGGAGTTATATCAGGTGGATGCGTCCATCTTGGAGCAGGGCCTGACCACACCCTTGCTGGGCATGTCTTTCCTGAACCGCATGGACATGCGACGTGAAGGCGATCAGATGACGTTGACCAAGCGGTATTGA
- a CDS encoding tetratricopeptide repeat protein — protein sequence MKVVAHHIQSLLAGLLALGLVASVYAQDPNAEGRNFLAEGNNSAASKKFAEAAKINPFDASALNNQAVALAAQGDNEKALNLLERANRLAPNRADIAANLNELRNWMNRNTPQVAAVQRKAPVPGAYPNQGDIPPEPPPLWKK from the coding sequence ATGAAAGTCGTGGCACATCATATTCAATCGCTCCTTGCAGGCTTGTTGGCATTGGGCCTTGTTGCGAGCGTATATGCGCAAGACCCAAATGCAGAAGGCCGCAATTTCCTTGCTGAAGGAAATAATAGCGCTGCCAGTAAAAAATTTGCAGAAGCCGCCAAGATCAACCCCTTTGATGCGTCGGCTCTCAATAACCAGGCCGTTGCTCTGGCTGCTCAAGGCGATAATGAAAAAGCGCTTAATCTGCTGGAAAGGGCAAACCGTCTTGCCCCCAACCGTGCTGATATCGCAGCCAACCTCAATGAATTACGGAACTGGATGAACCGCAATACGCCACAAGTGGCCGCCGTGCAGAGAAAGGCTCCGGTACCTGGTGCTTACCCAAATCAGGGTGATATTCCACCAGAGCCGCCACCCCTGTGGAAAAAATGA
- a CDS encoding YajQ family cyclic di-GMP-binding protein, which translates to MPSFDTVSEANMVDVKNAIDQTNKVVTNRFDLKGSSAKVEQKDRELTIYGDSEFHLDQVRTELTMTLAKRNVDVRFLDMGKIEKIGGDKVKQGIKVKNGIETEDAKKIVKAIKESKLKVQGSIQGDAVRVTGAKRDDLQAAMAMLRKEIKDLPLEFNNFRD; encoded by the coding sequence ATGCCCTCTTTCGATACCGTTTCTGAAGCCAATATGGTTGATGTCAAGAATGCCATAGACCAGACCAATAAGGTAGTCACCAACCGCTTCGACCTCAAAGGCAGCAGCGCCAAAGTTGAACAAAAAGACCGTGAACTGACTATTTATGGCGATTCTGAATTCCATCTCGACCAGGTTCGTACAGAATTGACCATGACGCTGGCCAAGCGCAATGTGGATGTGCGCTTCCTCGACATGGGCAAGATAGAAAAAATCGGCGGTGATAAAGTCAAGCAAGGCATCAAGGTGAAAAACGGCATAGAAACCGAAGATGCCAAAAAAATCGTCAAGGCGATCAAAGAGAGCAAACTGAAAGTGCAAGGCAGCATACAGGGTGACGCTGTGCGTGTGACAGGTGCCAAGCGTGATGACCTGCAAGCAGCCATGGCAATGCTGCGCAAGGAAATCAAAGACCTGCCTTTGGAATTCAATAACTTCCGCGATTGA
- a CDS encoding ATP-grasp domain-containing protein gives MSMDLLNFAIESMQTLPTKLIVSAKMPGHLDHEQRLMADYAASLGITVETASEKMMERGKVPLSRDMLVMGTVPFVHHALRLLGAQLPQHTPYPEVLKPWLYRKVWQEKSLRRVLDRLQNGGPRLFIKPVSGWKRFTGFVPDFADDYRFNGVSKSMPVWVSEPVTFVSEWRVYVLHGEIQDIKLCDHGGDAQVTPDLNEIEKALQALLDAHIAPSGFAIDFGVTAQGHTALIEMNDGFSFGAYDGLSAKIYWDITWARWQDIFPLGTCK, from the coding sequence ATGAGTATGGATTTGCTGAACTTTGCTATTGAATCGATGCAAACTTTGCCCACAAAATTGATCGTCTCGGCAAAAATGCCGGGTCATCTGGATCATGAACAAAGATTGATGGCCGATTATGCAGCCAGTCTTGGCATAACTGTAGAGACTGCATCGGAAAAAATGATGGAACGTGGCAAAGTGCCACTTTCGCGCGACATGCTGGTGATGGGAACCGTGCCGTTTGTGCATCATGCCCTGCGTTTGCTCGGAGCGCAGTTGCCTCAGCATACGCCATACCCTGAAGTATTGAAACCATGGCTTTACCGAAAAGTATGGCAAGAAAAGAGCTTGCGACGTGTGCTGGATCGCTTGCAGAATGGTGGCCCACGTTTGTTCATCAAACCAGTTTCAGGCTGGAAGCGATTTACTGGTTTCGTTCCTGATTTCGCGGATGATTACCGGTTCAATGGAGTTTCGAAAAGCATGCCAGTCTGGGTTTCAGAACCAGTTACTTTTGTGAGTGAATGGCGGGTGTATGTTTTGCATGGGGAAATTCAGGATATTAAACTCTGTGATCACGGCGGCGATGCACAGGTGACGCCAGACTTGAATGAGATAGAGAAGGCACTACAAGCGCTACTGGATGCGCATATTGCACCAAGTGGTTTTGCAATTGATTTTGGTGTTACTGCACAAGGTCACACCGCCCTCATAGAAATGAATGACGGTTTTTCATTTGGTGCTTATGATGGACTTTCTGCGAAAATATACTGGGATATCACCTGGGCAAGATGGCAGGATATTTTCCCCTTAGGGACGTGCAAATAG